Within the Arachis duranensis cultivar V14167 chromosome 10, aradu.V14167.gnm2.J7QH, whole genome shotgun sequence genome, the region CGAACTTttcgacggattttccgtctgtaattacagacggattttttgacggattttccgtctgtaattacagacgaatttttcgacagattttcggtctgtaattacagacggattttccgacagattttccgtctgtaatttgaactttgaaaaatcatctCGTtctaattacagacagaaaatccgtctataaatccgtcagtaagataaaatagaatttttttttagatttttccatTGCAAAATGAATACTTTAGAtttgttttctaaatttacTCCATCAAACACtgtaaattgaaaaaagaaagccAAAACtcacataaataaacataatattCATTACATGATACCTATAAAATTGGATGTTATTTTTCAACATCATTGACTAATATCTCattgtcttaataaaaaaatacccaaAAAAATAAGATGACCATCCCAATGTTACATGAATGTCACAAATTACACTTAACACTTAAAGATAGAATAATCTAAAATATTAATAGATAACTAAGTTGCATTAGCAGCATCAAGCTCCACATTGAAAGTTAATCTTGACATCTCCTGACtgaaatagaattaaaatcCGAATTAGAATTGGAGTAAATCAATCTATGCCAAAGAATCAAAACATAGAAAAACAGAGAGAACAACAAAAGGAAACAGAGatcagaacaaaaataaaataattaaagggTTCTTCACAGAATGCGAAATGAAAAAGAACATTTGAAAGAACTCACCTAGGCTAAACAAATTCAAACCAGTAGGAAGCCTAGGCACAACAATAGCAGGATGATTCTGCACACACGCCAAAAAACCCTCAGACGGTTTAGCAAATACAACTCATCGTAAGATTCAACAACACTAGGGAAATTATAGTTAAGAGAAGGATCAAGTTAAGAGAAGCTCAGGTCATTTTTAAGCGAAATGCAAAATGTCTCCActgaaaaatataatctgacCAGGATTCATGCCATAAGAGTTCATTGGATTCACATACCTGTAAACTACTTGTGCCGCAGCCTACAACTGTGATAGTCCCACCGGTAACAGCTGCACCTGCGAGGAAGTAGCTGGCACTAGAAGCATCGCCTTCAACAAAAGCATTCCCAGGAGACCTGGTAGGAAACTTCCAATTATAGTCACAATAATTTAATTCTGAAATCTTTACAACTCAATAATAGAAACTTACTTGTACTTTTGACCTCCGTGGACCAAGAACCTATCCCAGTTACCACTGTGCTCCACATGGACTCCAAATATTGACTGCTAATTGATCCAGACACACCTGCAAATAAGATGAATAAAAGCATTTGAAAAGGATCAAATAAACACCGGTtacaatatttttcttcagagaagttataattaaaataccATATCTATGTAAAGTTATCGAGAGTTTGTAAGTAACCTTAGAAAATTAAGCAATCCCATTTCGAAGGACAGTCCATGACTCAGTTCTCAATTTGAccgaaaaattataaaagtgaTGGATAAAGTTTGATAAGAAAAATCCTCATCCAACATTCCTCTCACTATTTAATTCAAGAACCAATCAATGGCTTGTAATTGTCATTCTAAAATAGAAGAAAGATCATTCAGTATGTTTTATCCAATGCATGTTTTATCCAATACCAGTATCCAATGCAAATATTAAGGACATAAGAAAATGACACTGAATCCCACACCTTTGCTTTTGGAGCGAGACGAGCCATGAGAGCTGCAGCAGCATTATCTGTAAAATACCAGCATTGTTTTCCTCTATGAAACTGATGGTTGAATTGATGACAAGCAAAGTGATAATACCAACAAAGTCTTGCCAATCAGGAGGCTTACCTGTAAAATAAGGCTTGTTGTGGCCAAAAATGGCGAGTCTTTCCTCAGCAGCCTTGCTGCTGAGACCTTCTCTACTACATCTCAGGTTCTCAAAAACCTCCTCAATAGGTATGTTCTCCTACATTCATtcatcaaaacaaaaaacaaaaaaaaacatcaatGAGGATAACAATTAGACCAAAAGAGACCCAATAAATGATAGTGATTCAGATCTATGTTACCAAATTCACAGTTTCTTTGAGAACAGCCTCTAACTCCACGGATTTGTCCCCCACGGATTTGTCCCCCCTCTCTAACTTAAACTACAAACTCTGACAAgctttattttcaatgtatgtTTCAAATTATTAAGTATCACTAGAAAGAGTTTTATCCAACTAATATCATTAACTAAAGTTTGTCTGGACAAttcatagaaataaaaaataaaaagagaaaattaatagttaaaagaaGCAGAGATGAATGAAAGAGTTTGAAGTACCTTCCAACATCACCAGGCTTGACCAAACCAGAATTAACCCCAAAACATGGAACAGAAGCAGCAGTCTTAATCATTTTAGGAGCCTCTGTAAAAATAATAGGTGAACCTATCTCTAGCTTTGGACCCTTTGCTTGCAGTTCTATGTTATCTTCTGATGAGTCTTTTGATTCACactttaattttagttagaTACTTATATATCTTTATGAATAATAGTCAAAGATTTATTCATCCTTTAATCttttgttttataaaaaaaataaggagaCGTATTATTAATCCTTCTCTAcatgtataaatttttaaataatgaaagatgaatttatcattttttttttcaaatatggaaaaataaatctgttttcatatttttattaagaaacgATTGAGGGTTGACTTTAAATATAAGTGATGATATAAATAGCAGTGATAGCAAGTTTAGTTTGGGGAAAGCATAATAGATCAGAAGTGAATAGTAAAACCTTCTCACACAAGGCAACTTGGATGGTATTGGCATCTGAGGAGATGAGTGAGACAACTTGGTAAGTTGTTGAAGTACCAGCTGTCTGGCTATCAAAGAATCCAATTTCTTGTCTCAGCACTGATTTCAAATATTCCATTCTCATTCTTGAAGCCTGTCTCTCTGCAGTTCTTGCCCAACACATTCCTTCTGCAGTCGCATAAAGCAAAATAGATAGCTGGAATTATTATCTTTAACTTCCAAATTGAATTATGCTTTGCAAAATCAAGGTAACTGTGAATTCTGAATTATGCAGCTTACCTACAAAAGCTGAAAGTCCAACACCAATTGCAACTAATAAAAGCCTCAATGCATACtgaaattaaaacataaataaataataaggtgAAGTCAGGAAATATCAAAAG harbors:
- the LOC107469479 gene encoding ABC transporter B family member 17-like — protein: MHDSDGVDKLLMLFGTIESIGDGLQNPLMMYILSDVINAYGDKNSKLGMHDVNKYALRLLLVAIGVGLSAFVEGMCWARTAERQASRMRMEYLKSVLRQEIGFFDSQTAGTSTTYQVVSLISSDANTIQVALCEKENIPIEEVFENLRCSREGLSSKAAEERLAIFGHNKPYFTDNAAAALMARLAPKAKVCLDQLAVNIWSPCGAQW